The genomic DNA ctatacacgttaaactacaaataactctgcacttaattaaaatgtaacactacactataaatagaacactaaaataacccccaactgacagtaaagcaattccactacaagcctaagttcaactgtacaaAGATATTGTCTTCGCACaaccaaacagagacacaatttcaaagtttacaatcacttagaataatttccaagtaagtacaaacagagaaacaatagcagaataacttcactcaccagtataatacACGATAGCCAGGGACACTGTTAGTCTCGTTGATATTTGAAGAATGCCCTACGACGGTTCGccccgacccttttatagataaaaatgagcgacaaaagagcgacaaaagggctacaaaagggctacaaaagagcgacaaaagagctacaaatgggctacaaaagagcgactggcgacaaaagagctacaaatgGGCTACAAAaaggctacaaaagggctacaaaacggctacaaaacggctacaaaacggctacaaaacggctacaaaacggctacaaaacggctacaaaagagctacaaaacggctacaaaacggctacaaaagagctacaaagaggctacaaaagggctacaaaagagctacaaatcggctacaaaacggctacaaaagagctacaaagaggctacaaaagggctacaaaagagctacaaatgGGCTACAAAgaggctacaaaagggctacaaaagagcgactgacgacaaaagagctacaaaaagGCGACTGGCGGCAAATTacaatggatagccgctaaattacacttataagaaaaaaagtcgtaactgttttgtttactaagtcgtacgccttaggcattaatgtTCAAGACATCTCAGCATGTAcgttttttgcttctcaatagtaacatctgcttgcctgcacgtgttttagagtgagatggagatatcttttgttgattcctagtacgtaatgaaacattttatattgtggtaaatataaatatgcaaatattactttatcaaaggtttttaactagttttgtaaatcaaatacataataaaatatcatttttgtttctaaatgctacattaAACACACCCAGAAAGTATATTACTAATCATTATCAACTTTCATGACCTGTGATTGAAATCAGGAtataatatcggaacgctacgcagctgacaactgtcagtgtcagtttttcatccatgtgaacgtagtttgttgataaatatgtttttccgacctgttttgcatcaaataatagtgaattttatgtgaGATAACATGATAACACATACGGACAAGTACCACAGTGAATTAATTAAAGTATCcagtgaaataaagtttaataaATGCTTTCCAAGGATCGAGCAAAGAAGTCTCCAGTTGCCTTGACAATGTAAGTctcatttaagaaaaaaaaacaagaacaaGACCACGAATCGaatgcttgttctgttacatTTCGGCCCCGATTGATAAATTCTTACAAATTACAAAGTTaattttgtaagaattttcaATCTACTCTAACAAAATAATCGataccataaaataaaatattttttatttctagaTTGGTCAGGAATGTTGACtcccttttttttattaaacgcGTAGTGTGAATTCCAATACTATGCGACTGCCAGCGACTTAGCTTTGAAAACAGCTCAACAGAATTCCGACAATGAGCCATGATAACCTTTTTCCCAGTAATCCTCAGCCCGCCAGGGataccaggttgtgaatctgataggtcctattaacccgttcCTACGCTAACTTGTCTCTGTTCGCTacgaatattcattccatccgCATTGTTGGACCAGAACCACCTTTCTTAGTGTAAACAAGTTTCGCAAGAACTTCCCATGCAGAATAAAGAAAACCTTTtgagctctcattataagtccaaAGCCTTCAAATCCCATTGTCGAAACTCGAACCAGTTTCTCTACCCAATCACTCccagccacatgttttggcgcatgtctcatacttgaataaaatataatgaCTTAAGGTTTGTTTGGgtgtgactttttttttttttttaacaaaccttaaatgacataagcatgtacctTGACATGGTACGATatcattttttttcatcatcaaagatttatttagtcaaatgaAACAATATTCAAAGATactacatttttcatttttgaatacttaaCAAGCAAAACAAAATTCATAAGAGCCTTCGTTCTCTCCAGACGATTGTGGCTCATAAATATGTCAAACGTCATATACATCCCAgtcaagatgaggtgtgtggattcagtgtgggtcttattaccttgtagAGTGAATAGCCAcgaaaaactacccttgaaatgggtctaatccaaatggattttaacctaaccgaTAAGCTTTTTATGGCTAATGTGTTTCCCTCGGCCCCCCGCTGTTTATTCCCCTGAATAACCCCGACCAACCTAGTTGTGATCACTTTCCAGCACTGTCTATCTGTATCAATCCATTTATTCCGTAATTAATGCAATCAAAGCACCCACCACCTCTGAACATGCATTAAGCACCAAATTTGTCTATAGAGCTTCAACTACACACACAATCATCCCTCCTCATTTTCACTTTCTCACGATATCAACACACAGTCAGCACCTTCAAAAATGAtcacaataaataatacttcaaaaaggaaatgaactactgtacaaattaaaaaaaaatatatatatctagCCCATCTTACCCCATTTTCCCCtgtcattcatttttttttctaataaatattaatttaaagtaatCCGATTAcccgacaatttttttttccgacaaaaatactttaaataaataatataaataaaatgtttgtacaaaataaaatttgccCCCCTTGTAATAAATCgttcattattaataatttcatgctattatcattttttttttttttttttttttatactttattaCAAGTCATAATGCAACGTCAAAATAAGTTATGCAATAAGTCGTATGAAACATACGGTCAGCTGCAGAAATAGCGACTCGTCCTAGGCTGATGTTCGTACAATAAACTAAGCAAATAAGGATAGGAACAAGGATCTGTATTCTTGCCTATATAGGCATCGTACAGAGGAAAGGTTTTGGGGTacaaaaatatcattttcaGGTTATAAGTCCCTCAtgaaaaatttataaaacaattaAAACGTGAATGATATAACACATTCCTAACCATACTCATCCTTTTATAATGTGTACTCCAGACAATCTGGACTTTACTATGTACCTACAATTACTATTATGTCAAAGACCAATCAAAAAGTTGTTTAATCTGatactaaaaaaaattgaaaaggatATATGACCATTTGACCAAGCATGGACTGGCAATTCTTACCGTTGGAGAGGTatgtaataagtttttttttttttttttttttttttttaattaatattttaaaatattaccaAACAAAGAGATtagtataaaattaattcataataaaattgctacttaatatccccataatttttttttttcaaaatactgcattccaatattttttttttttcgaagatCCTCTTTAAGTATTAAAAATGGTAATGATgaaaaatactaaaagataATTTATCATATCTGTGTGctgcaataaataaaattatgtattatTTGGATTTTTCCGTGCATTTCTACTAGAGGTTGTTGACCCATGTGGTCAATGTattcataaaatttacattacacCATGTAATAACAAAACCAACATGTAGTACACTTATTTCACATATTACAAacaaattttattaattatgtgtCATTCCAAGCGGTGGACCCGGGCATCCTGTCCGTTCATGGAAGCAGTCCGTTGACAATGGGCTACCAGTAGTTGGTTTGAGCTGCAGTGGAGCCACGAGgatcgctgaagataggaaagTGTGGCGTGAGCTTATGAAAACCCTTCGCATTTATAGGCGTTTCAGGACTACAACATGAATCTTCCTTTTGAAGTGGTTTTGATACCTCCACAAATCTTCTTACAAATTAATTCCTTAAttataaaattctaaatttTCATTAATCTCCTAACACTGGCACTCTACACCACCAGTAGACTCTGTAACTTGTTAACAAGTAGGAAAATGACTCAAAAATCATACTGTCACCTTTTCTTCCGAACGCCTTCCTCGTATTTCAAACTCTTTGGAAAACCAAAACGCTACACAAATGTAATTTCATCACattcactaaatgttggtatcACACTGTTAAATTTTCACTATAGTCACACTTCACACACCGATCAATCTTTACCAATTTTCCAACATACCGTGCACGCTTTACCCAAAAATTAATATTCCTGTGGTATCTTGAACATGTTTcgaaaaactcgaaaattcactATTGGAGGGTTTAGTTAATTAGCGCAAAAATGATGAAAATGAATGGGAAGCTACGTTATTTACACAGAGTAAAGGAATCGGAGCGTTCCATTATATACGCAATAATATTTCAGAATTGGctattaattttcatttattttcaattttcctTAAAAACACAATGTTATTGTACAAGGTACACAACTTTCTATCTCGTTTGCTTAATGTAACAGAAATGGGGCTCATTAATAAAATTCCTGAGCACTTACCACATATATTTTCTTTCGGTTGACAAATTCAGTTCCAAAACCgcatttttagattttttttcgtgaaaacTGACACATTGCACTAGTATTGATCTGCGATTTCCAAAGTCTTCAAGAGCTTGTTGACTCCATGTTCAAGTAGAAAGACCAGTCTGAACGTATGTTCACTTTTCCCACTTAAAAATGTAATATACCATTATGGACTAACTCACTTGAACATTTCACTTATAGGGACACTTTCACATTAATTCACTGTCTGGTAAACTTTTCTGTGATCAATTATCTCTTTTACCTTCCCTTATTGcatacacaacataaaataaacataatgttCATAACCTCAAACACGGTCACTTCGGTTTCCGCGTCTCCGTAAACCGACATCACATATTAtgatctaatttattgtttgCACGTCGGACATTAACTTTTCTATAACTACACTAATTTTACTTATGAAGTTCCCGAATAAAACTGCTCCAAATATTATTATCTTCCAAAGGAACGATAAACAAAACCGATTCTTCTTTGCAAAACATTTGCGACTGTCAATGTCAATCTGACACTATCACATTGACATACGTCATATGTCAAACGTCAACTGTCTTACGTCATCTGTCATATTTCATGGATTATCGACTATTTTACTCCATCTAGCGTTGAGTAGCAGCATCACTTTGTTATCCTTAAGCCAGGAACACACAGTCACACCACATCTGTAAACGAATGATCTCGATGCAGTGGTTCGGTGCTTGGATGTTTGTGTGTGAGAACCCTTTACTTTGATAGTAACAAATTTTGTCTATTTTTAGAGCAAGTTACTTTCCAGAACTTATATAAATCAATTTTATGGATAACTAACGTAATTTTTTACAAcaaatgaatttttaatttgCTAAAATTGACAACcattttgtaatttaaatttagcGCCAAATTTTCAATTCAAAAGCATTTAATTGGTAAATGAAATGCACTTTCGGTTATTtttcaaacttaaaaaaaaaacaaatcttgaGTAAATCTAGCCTCCAATGTTATTGCTGTTTCTTTTTTCGTTGTAAACGATAATGAATCCTCTGGACTTTTTAGAAGATAATTACCCCATGCTGTGGGATGTGACTCACCCTAAATCTAAGAATCGTAGATCACGTCAAAAAGCCAAAGAAGATTTCATCCAAGCCTACTCTATGAGATATGGTATCTCTTACAGTTTCAAAGATGTGCGCAAATTTATACGTTCTGTTCAACAGCGACGACGCCGCAGCTTGGTAATTAtttaatcagttttttttttatgaacaaTATTAAGTATATGATCAACTGAAATGCAGTACTGTGTAATTTTACCTTTATTACAAACTATTTGAAAtctttatgtatatttttttctttattagaAACAAATGAAACAACTTCCAAAAGTTGTGTCTGCCACCGAAGAAAACGCAACCTGTAATACACTTCGGGTAAGTATTTGTTCGAAATGTATGCTGTTTATTTGTTTGCTGACCCTCATTGCTATCCGGATCGATAACTCGCCTTTCAGTGCAACCGTATTCCCTATCTGTATTGACACTTGACAAAATATATTAgtcattacaaaatatatatgtatatacatatatatttattatttttttttttttagaccaCGGAGATTGAAGTTTTCCTTCCGAGTATTGATGAGTTTAACCGAGGACTCACAACTGAAGTAAGTAATATAACCATCTTTTTGTACATGAATTATGAGTACAAATAAACTAATAGTAATTTATCTATTTTATTCCATAAACAAACAAGCCCGAAACGATGCCGGCCTGCATTCCTATGACAATTATTCCGGATCAAGTTTGTCAAGAACTAAATCAAGAATTATTTATAGATCCATCTCAAGAGCTTTCAGAGCAATTAGTTACAGTAAgtatacacaaaaaaaaatatgcatacAGATATGTGTATGATAATTGTAGCATCACCACCGGGTCACATTGTTATGTTAATCCACCACTGATTAGTTATATGATTCTAGGGTAAATGATACTACAAATTTCTATTCTAGCAcctcacatttatttattaaaactaaacaCCAATTTTCTTTTGTCAGGCAACCGAGCCGCAAGGTGAAGATAGTATAAATATAGATGATTTTCTTGAGATAGAGGTAACGTATTCGTATCTTCTGTCTTCTTCTTTAACTTTcaacattatataatattattctttttttttcatttcagttGGGCATACTTGGCACTGATAGCAACACCAACTGGCCAATACAAGTAAGTATTTATGTCCATTTTTCTTTACACGCTAGACGCACACATCATTAATACAAATGATACTAGCACTCATGTGGATTCCTTCCTTAATCACTCCTATTTTTCTAGTAGACTGAGTTTCATTGCACCATGGTATTTCCAGAATGCCAAGGTCTCACTGTTTCCTGTCTGTAGTTTACAAGAGATATGATATTGATGTTCATTGTTTCTCCCTCTTAACTGGTCCATtatcgtataatagttcttaaAAGTACATTCTCTACATGATTGTCCTAATAACCATGCAATAACCTCTCTGTCAATCATACGTTATTAATTTCATCTCTTATCAAATCTTTTGCTTTCAGGATCTTTCAACCTTTCAACAGATGTAATTACATTTCATCTCTTCACCAATCAAATAGAAGGTAATTATTTTATCCTTTACGATATCAAAAAATCGGAAAATCTCTTAAAATTACAGAATTTACTAGATCTGACAGCCTGACAACTGTCATGTCTGACAGTCTTTCATGCAACATAGGACATCAATTCCTTTTGAATTtcttatttttcaaatttatttccctttattttattccaatatacatatatatatattttttttatatttatttgtttctacATTTTACTTGAGGATATTTCTGTGAAATCTTCTTTCGACAATTCAGGACGGTTTTTTAATTACTTCAAACAGACCCAATTCGTTCAAAACTCAAAACATGATAATAGTTCAGGAATGCGATTCTTGTTTTTCTCCTTTGTTCCGTATTTTTATTGATACATAATTGTTAATGTGAAATTACTCCTTTCTAATGATATTGAACGCCATATAGTGTAaaatttcattaattatttatttttaatccatCAAACCATATTAGAattcttttgacgtttgtaAATTTTCGAACGACACAAAGCTTAGGTTATGGAGAATATATGTAGGGAGGAAAATTAGTCGAAGTAAAACAGCCGCAAAAAATTGTAGTCACAAATCTCCCCACTAGGAGTGCATATCTCTCTCAATGCTCAGCGTATTGGTATTAGACGTTTTATTCTGTATATTGATTGAGCTACTCAAAATGTATTCCCATAGCTGCACGCTGGCTACGTTTGCAGATGTTTCCTGACTCGATCCTGACAACGGTCTTTTTGTACGTTTTAATTATGTCTAgttgttgttttatttattttacttgtcTGCCCCATCTTAGgtaagtcttgcgaatgaaTCTTCGAAaagctgtaacaaaatattTCAGGATaactatagaaataaaaattaaagttttaatCAGGATTTTGAACCCGGAACCTTTTTCTCCGTAAGTGACGATACTATCGAGAGATTTGAGAGATCGTTGAACCCTTAAATACTTGCAAATGCAGTGCcatctacttttttctttcatatgtacACTCTTGATACATAAAAAGGTTGCTCCTTTATCTTTATTCTCCATGTCCCAGGACGTACAATGTCATGTCTGTTTCAACTCCTGCGCCAttgtaaaaataggaaaatatgTGAAAACGACGGAAATTCCTTTTTTTAGAAGGTTCCAAGCGAGTTTATCCTAATTGTTCCTTTATCACAACATGTGGAAATCGTGAAAGTAAGCATAAATTGTCTTTGTAAGcaaaatattttcatagtgAAGTTTGAGGTTATGACGGATTGCCTAGATTTGATGTTGTGTGTTTATCTCATCTTTTATTGCATTTCATCCATATGTTATcgtatttatatatacattttcTCTAATTATATTCTATGGACAACGTATTAACGAACTTTTCGAGCCAAATTGGTGTCAAAATgctttataatacttataacctCTCTTTGTTTTTCCCTGGGTTACTATGCTTGATGATTATTACTTTAAATGCCGTTTCCTCTTTTAGACTGTCATAATGTCCCAATTTTCCTTTTATGTGTGTCAATATGTACCAGTTTTGCTCGATTTCTAAACAACTTTACAGTAATTCTCTTACGTTCAATTCATGTTTGTTCTTGTTTCAGATTTGCTAATTTCCAATCAAATTAATCACATGAAAACGAACATTATAATCAACTTTATTTTCGTTTAATTGATCACGATGTTATAATCAAATCACAGGTAAATATTTTCCTTTTTTAGATCTCTTTAATCTTTTGTGGAACAATGAAACTTTAATTTTCCACCTAGTCCTAATTGTTCTTAAATTACCTTTTTGTATCCTGCTACTTGTAACAATATGTTCCTAATTATTTATATCCTGAACACTCCGGaaaaatagtaatttttcataacgCCAAGTGTGACTTCCCGATGGCTGCGTGCTTATTGTCTTGTCCTTAAAGGATAACAGCCTCCTTGTTTCACCACAGAACTCAATGGCGCACGTAGTTCTTGAGTAGTTGTTGACAGCGatccttctgtacttgtatctAGACCGATTGATTGtactttaataaatattttctgttGTACTTTTCAGGAAAGAGAAGAATCCTATTATATTTAGTTGACGTTCTATAATTTTACAAGCATGATGAAAGCGATGTCAACTATACTTGATGTCTTTCTTCAGATACTCTTCTTGCCTATATTTTTCATCTAGCTCTGAGTAAGTATTAcccttattatttaaaacaattgtTTATTTTGCACTCACTTCTTCCTTAACTAGGAAATATGTCTTACAAGGACTGTTATTTATTTTCAGATCATCAAGTACTACTATTTTGCATGTTCTGAAAATCAAGTGTATGATGCCGGTGTTTTTCCTGACTTCAAGAAGCTGCATTCATGAAAGATGTATTCCACTCGGAGTGCGATAACAAATTTGTCGCTTTCAATCAGGTACTTGACCTTATATTGTTTTAGTAATTCAGTAGTGGTCCTAAACCAACTCTTAGTAGTCGATTGGTCCTGAAGAAGATATTTTGAGAGTGTCTAAGGCTTCATACATTCTTTTCGAGTAGTTACTCACCTTTTACTCATACTTTCCTGTATAATTTCTCTCTTTTCTCCGGCCCCTCTGCTTCAGTAGACTCTGGAACGCCGCTCTCGTTCTATTTGTTATTTCCTTTTTGCCACACACATATCCTTAACGGTTCTCTTAAAGTTGATCAATGAAAACATGTCTGTGATTCTCAAGGTTCTCAAATCCTTTTATTTCTCAAATAAATTACAGAAGCTCACAAACATATTCCCGTCTCAACGTAAAGTTTAGGGATTCCTATCTAGGAGTGAAGGGAAACAAAGTAATATAgaaaacaaattatttatttcaaatacacaTCAGTAGTGAAACTTTCGATGCTAGGACACATTCCAAAATGTTGTGAAATATGGGAATTATTGACATTAGTAGaaaatattgtataatattcGTAATATTTCTGTTTTCAATGTCCCAATTATTTTTAATCAGGCTTAATGGATACAAAATTAATCAATTCTTACACTATAAGGTTGTACATACCATTTTAACACACTtaatcaaaatacaaaaaataaaagaaatctacAAGCTGTCAAATAATCATTAATCAATATTTATCCAAAGACATAGTTATAAAACACACATGAACTTAAGctacacaaataaaaattacaatcatTAATTCAATCAACAGTTAATCACTATAtgtaatcaaaaaaaaaatttttttttttttttttttattatttattcatagttCTGGTTTAATTCAGTCTTTCGGCCCCCGGATCAGCCTTTCCCGTGTAGTACCTGGAGAGGTGAATCGTGTTGAACTTACCCCTCACCTTGTTGGTATACGGATCCACTAGAATGTGAACATTTTGGAAGGGGATTGCGGCGATGACGTATGGGCCCTCATAGATAGGTTCAAATTTTTTGTGATTTTCTGCTGAGCGTTTGACTTATTGATTTTCCTAATTTTCACCCAATCTCCTACTTGGTATTGAATCAATCTAAAATTTTGGTTAAACTTAGCCTGTCTATATTCCgcggatttttttaaatttaattttactttgtTTCTAATATCTTCAAGGTTCAACTGAATTGTTTTTCTTATGTCTTTATCAAAAGATAGTTGAGTAGGCTGTCCGTACATTACTTCACATGGTGTGTATCCTATGCTGTCATGAAAGGTGTTGTTATATAATACCTCTAATTTTGGTAGGATTTTAACCCAGCTTTGATGCCTTTTCTCACAATATGTCCTAAACAGTCTTCCAAGCTCTTTGTTCACCCTTTCAGTTGTATTCGGCCTTGGATTGCGAACTGTAGTGTAAATTACCTTTACTCCTTCACTTTTCATGAATTTACACCATTGGTCACTTGCAAATTGACTGCCGTTATCTGTCATTACTGCTTTTGGTTTGataattttgaagaattgttTCATTTTTCCTACTACAGTTGCAGCGGTTGCTTTTCTTAGGGCGTATAGTTTAACGAATTTACTGAAAGAATCCTGAATTACTAAGATGTAGCTCATACCGAATTGTCCTGATGGTAAGGGTCCGTATAAATCTGCCATAATTAGGTCTCCAATGTTGCTAGTAGTTATCGATTGACAGGGTCCTACGTATTTTACATGATCAGTTTTCACCATTTGACAGACAGGGCAACATTTTAGTATATACTTAATATGTCTTGTTAAACCCCTCCAGTAAAATCGGTCCTTAATGTATTTTATGACCTTATAAGCACCCTGATGTCCCATTTCTAAATGCACCTGTTGTACAGTTTCATTTATCAATTCTTGTGGCAAGTAAATGACCTTCTCTGCCGTCCCGCCTGGGCTGAAATACAAGATCCCATTTTCTAGCGAGCATCTCTGTATTATTCTTCCGGCTCTGTTCGAATGGGTATTATTTTCTAATTCTTGAATTATTTGGCAAATCTCAGGATCATTTTTCTGTAATTCGGGTATCTTTTTCATTCTGTTTATTAAAGCTTTGTTTACACCGGTTTCTGTATAAAGTATTTCTGGCAAACGCACCTTATCTTCTTGCAATAGGTCACTATGAGGAGGATATCTAGATAGAACGTCGGCCCCCACATTTTCTTTACCCTTGACATGTTGTATTTCATACTGGAATTGTTCTAGATAGTTTATCCATCTTATGACGCGGGCATTGTACAACTTCCAATTCTTCACAAACAACAAAGCCTTATGATCTGTTCTTATAGTGACCTTTGATCCTCTCAGATAAGTCTCGAATTTCTCTAGACATGCTATTACTGCATAAAACTCTTTTTCAGTCGTGGTGTAGTTGAGTTGGGCCCCTCGTAAGGATTTACTATGAAAGCCTAGTATTCTTTTTTGTCCCTTTTCATCCAGTTGATATAGCACTCCTGCCAAGCCTATACCTGAACTATCAGTTTCCAGGAAGAACTGCTTTTTAAAATCTGGATGCTGTAGCTGTACTATGTCAATAAAGCTAgcttttattttgtcaaatgcCTGCTGCTCTTCGAAATCCCATTTCCAAACTACGTTTTTCTTTAAAAGGTTGCACAGGGGTTGAATGTAATTATTGTAGTTAGGTACAAATCTCCTATAGAAATTGCAAAGACCTAAAAATGCCCTAACATGCTTTATTTTTCTTGGGACTGGAAAATCCTGTATTGATTTGATTTTTTCAGGATCAGTCCTAATTCCATCTGTGGATATTATATATCCTAGCATATTAACCTCTTTACAAAGAAATTTGCATTTTTCTAGATTGCAAGTAAGCCCTGCTTTCTGCAACTTTCCCAAGACTATGTCCAGGTGCTCTAAGTGTTGTTGTAATGTGCCGGTTGTTATAATTGCGAGGTCATCTAGGTAATTGACGCAAAATTCTCTCACGTCATGACCTAATATACGATCCATCGCCCTGCTAAAGCTACCGACAGAAGTCTTAAGCCCTTGTGGTAGTACGTTGTACACATATGATTTTCCATTAAAAGTAAATCCGGTATATTTCCGACTTTCCTCCGATATGGGAATCTGGAAGTATGCATTGTTCAAATCTATTACGCTGATGTAATTAGCCCCATGAAATGAGTTTAGTACATCTAGTTGCAGTGTCGGTTTCTCTGTTTCTGcaatcatatatttatttatttccctggCATCTAGTAATACCCGTATAGAACCATCCTTTTTTAGAGTAAATGTTAGTGGGCTGCAGTATTCTGTTTGTGAACGGCTTATTATTCCCTGTTTTTCCAATtctatcaatttattttcaACTTTATCCCTATAAGCATAAGGTACAGGGTAGGTTCTTTTGACAATAGGTGtatgtttttccatttttatgaGATGTTTATAACAATTTGCTCTACCGAGCCTATCCTCAAATAGTCTATTGTATTTCCCCAGTACATTTTGCAAGGCTTTTTGTTCATTATTTTGTAAGACTACTCCAGTTGTATAAGAACCACGTGGTCTAGGATCTTCTATTTGAGCTTGATTTACCCAATTTAATTCGTCTTCCTGAGTATGAAATCTAATCCACTCATTTTTACCATCATGACGAATGTTTACACCGCAATCATCTTTACAGAGTTGAATGGTAGCTTCCTTCTCTTTTAACCAATCAAACCCAAATATCAAAGGAAAGTTCAAGTTAGGTATTACTACAAAATTAACGTCCAATTCAAGAGTTTCTAAACGTACTGGTAGCAAAACCATGTATTTGATTTCTTTACTTTTATGTCCCGAAGCTGATTTTATGAAAAAGGTTTTTATC from Leguminivora glycinivorella isolate SPB_JAAS2020 chromosome 22, LegGlyc_1.1, whole genome shotgun sequence includes the following:
- the LOC125237770 gene encoding uncharacterized protein LOC125237770, which gives rise to MNPLDFLEDNYPMLWDVTHPKSKNRRSRQKAKEDFIQAYSMRYGISYSFKDVRKFIRSVQQRRRRSLKQMKQLPKVVSATEENATCNTLRTTEIEVFLPSIDEFNRGLTTEPETMPACIPMTIIPDQVCQELNQELFIDPSQELSEQLVTATEPQGEDSINIDDFLEIELGILGTDSNTNWPIQDLSTFQQM